The Nostoc sp. 'Lobaria pulmonaria (5183) cyanobiont' DNA window TTCTCAGCTTAGATGTTCAAGTGCCTGAAAAATGGTGGGAAAAACAAAATCGTTGTTATATGGTTTGGCGTTTTGGCAAACCTCCGGAAGTTGTACTCGAAATTGTCTCAAATAAAGAAGGTGATGAACTGGGCAAAAAGCTACAAATTTATGAACACATGCGGGCTAGTTACTACATCGTATATGACCCAAACCAGCAATTAGGAGAAAAAGTACTACGCATTTATGAACTTAGGGGAAGGCGTTACTTTGAAACTTCAGAAACTTGGCTTGAACAAGTTGGTTTAGGTATAACTCTGTGGGAAGGTGAATTTGAAGGTAGACAGGATCATTGGTTACGCTGGTGCTACCAAGATAGTAATGTTTTGCTGACTGGGGATGAACGCGCCGAACAGGAACAACAACGTGCTGAACAAGCAGAACAACGCACCCAATTATTAGCAGATAGGCTACGCGCTATGGGCGTAGATCCCGACACTCTATAAGACACTTGCTGTAAAGACGCAAAGTTTTTTTGCATCTTTGCATGAGCAAAAAAATTCTCACTAACTTGTGCAACTTATAAACTCATTTATCCGATGCCAAACCTTCTCTAATAAATCTGGAGCATCCGCATCAAACCATTTAATTTGTGGATATGATCGAAACCAAGTACGTTGTCGCTTGGCAAATTGTCGGGTATGCAAAATTATTAATTCTTTCGCTTCATCTAAGGAAATATTACCAGCCAAATATTGCTTAATTTCTTGATAGCCCAAAGTATTCAACAAAGACAAATCAGCGCCATATTTTTGACAAAGATACTCCACTTCAGCGACCAAACCATCTGCTATCATTTGCTCAGTACGTTGTTGAATACGAGCAAGCAACTTTTCAACATCGCAATCTAAACCAATTTGCAAAATCGGATAATTTGGTGGATTCTCCCCTTGCTGTTCTGAAATTGGATGACCAGTGACATAATATACCTCTAATGCTCTTAAAGTTCGCACTGAATCATTGCCATGAATCTTTTGTGCTGCAACGGGGTCAACTTGTTGTAACATTGCGTATAGTTGTAGTTGACCAAGAGATTCAAGCTGCGATCGCAATTTTATTTGTGGTGCAACTCTAGGAATTTTCATCCCTTGGACAATGGAACGGATATATAAACCAGTACCACCAACTAGCAAAAGTGGCATAACTTCAATAGAAGCAATTAAGGCTTGTGTTTGTTCCTGGTAGTCTGCTACTGTCATCGTGTCTGTCGGGTCGCAGATATCTATTAAATAGTGCGGCACTAATTTTTGTTCAGCCACAGCTGGTTTTGCCGTCCCAATATCAAACTCACGGTAAACTTGACGAGAATCGGCACTAAGAATTACAGAACCCAAGCGCATCGCCAAAGCCAAAGCTAAACCCGACTTACCCGTTGCTGTCGCTCCACAAATCACAATTAATTTAGTCATTAGTCATTAGTCATTAGTCATTAAGCTATTTTCGCCCTGCCCCTTTGCCCCTCTGACACGGTAGTGCAACCCTAGTATAAACTTCTCTTTTAAATGCCCTACAGACGCCAGCAAGGCTTTTGTGTTACAATTTTGGAGTGTTTTTACTTTTATTTGCCTTTCGGCGATTTCAACCCCACGCATCAGGAGAGTTTACATGACGAGCAGTTACAGTGCCGATCAGATTCAAGTTCTGGAAGGTCTGGAAGCCGTCCGCAAAAGACCAGGAATGTACATCGGTACCACTGGGCCGCGAGGACTCCACCATTTAGTCTACGAGGTGGTGGACAATTCAATTGATGAGGCTTTGGCGGGTCATTGCACTCATATAGAAGTAGATATCAACGCTGATGGTTCCGTGACTGTAACAGATGATGGTCGTGGTATTCCCGTCGATACTCACTCGCGTACCGGGAAATCGGCTTTGGAAACCGTAATGACGGTACTGCACGCAGGTGGAAAGTTTGGCGGCGGTGGCTACAAAGTTTCTGGAGGATTGCACGGGGTTGGTATTTCTGTTGTTAATGCCCTATCTGAGGTTGTAGAAGTTACGGTTTGGCGAGATAAAAAGGTTCATCTTCAGCGCTATGAACGCGGTATCCCAGTTAGCGATCTGCAAGTCAAACCTTACAAAGAAGCTAGAACTGGAACTTCTGTTACTTTTAAACCAGATACCCAAATATTCACTATTAGCATTGAGTTTGATTACATCACTTTATCAGGTCGCCTACGGGAATTGGCGTATCTGAATGCAGGTGTCAAAATTACTTTTACTGACCACCGTTTAGAATTACTAAAAAGCGATACACCCAAGGTAGAAACCTACGAGTACAGGGGTGGGATCAAAGAGTACATTGCTTACATGAACCGCGAGAAGCAACCACTGCATGAAGAAATTATCTATGTGCAAGGGGAACGCAACAACGTACAAGTGGAAGTTTCATTGCAGTGGTGTACTGATGCTTACACGGATAATGTGCTAGGTTTTGCTAACAATATTCGCACAGTGGATGGTGGTACGCACTTAGAAGGCTTGAAGGCGGTTTTGACGCGGACATTAAATGCGATCGCCCGCAAGCGCAATAAAATTAAAGAGAATGAACCTAACCTCAGTGGCGAACACGTCCGCGAAGGTTTGACAGCCGTAATTTCCGTTAAAGTCCCCGATCCAGAATTTGAAGGACAAACCAAAACCAAACTCGGTAACACCGAAGTTCGGGGAATTGTTGATTCTCTGGTGGGAGAAGTCCTTACTGAGTATCTCGAATTTCATCCTGCTATAGCAGACTCAATTTTAGATAAAGCTATCCAAGCTTTCAAAGCCGCAGAAGCAGCCCGTCATGCGCGGGAATTAGTTCGGCGCAAATCGGTGCTGGAATCTTCGCCATTACCTGGTAAATTGGCAGATTGCAGTTCTCGTGACCCTAGCGAATCTGAGATATTCATCGTGGAAGGGGACTCAGCAGGTGGGAGCGCCAAACAAGGACGCGATCGCCGCACTCAAGCTATCTTGCCTCTCCGTGGTAAAATTCTCAACATTGAAAAAACCGACGACGCTAAGATTTATAAAAATAACGAAGTTCAATCGTTAATTACAGCCCTCGGTTTAGGTGTCAAAGGTGATGAATTTGATTCTACTCAACTGCGCTATCACCGCATAGTCATTATGACGGATGCTGACGTAGATGGAGCGCACATTCGGACTTTGTTGTTAACATTCTTCTATCGATATCAGCGAGCGCTCATCGAACAAGGCTTTATTTATATTGCTTGTCCCCCATTGTTTAAAGTAGAACGGGGACGTAATCATGAGTATTGCTATAGCGATCGCGAAAAAAATCAAGCGATCGCCAAATTTCCTGCTAACGCCAACTACACCATCCAACGCTTCAAAGGTTTGGGTGAAATGATGCCACAACAACTCTGGGACACCACAATGAACCCAGAAACCCGTAAAATGAAGCAAGTCGAAATTGAGGATGCCGCAGAAGCCGATCGCATTTTCACAATTTTAATGGGCGATCGCGTCGCACCCAGACGAGAATTCATCGAAACCTATGGCTCTAAACTCAACTTCACCGATTTAGATATTTAATCTCAGCAGTCCTAAATCATTCGTAAAAAATTAAGATCCCCGATTTATCAAACAAATCGGGGATCTTTAACTTTGAAATATTGCTTGACATTCCTGCAACAGATTTTGCTAAAGACTTTATATCCAAAATTTCTGTAAAAATTACCTCTTTTGGCTGATGGCAAACTATGTAATTTATAAATTTATTGTATTAAGATTTTTACTACTACAAATTATGTCGTTAGATGAGTGACTATATTCACAAATTCATTAACTATTATTAATAATTCCTTATTTAACTGGATTTTACACAAAGCTATGAAAGCGAGCAAAGGCATACTAGGAAAAGCATTGTTCAATATTATTGGCATAGGTAGCTTAGTTGCTCTGTCTGCCTGCGCTCAACCTGTCGCAGAAACTCCTACAGCAACTGTCCCTTCAACAACTGTCCCGTCGGTCACGCCAACTCCTACTGCGACTATTGCCACCCAAAATTTAGCAGAATTGGCAAAGTCAGCAGCTAGTCAAGGACAGTTTAAAACTCTCATCCAAGCAGTGCAAGCTGCCGGATTGACTGAACAATTGGCTACACCAGGCCCTTACACAATATTTGCACCTACTGATGCAGCTTTCTCTGCTTTACCCAAAGCTACTCTAGACCAACTCTTACAGCCAGCAAACAAACAACAATTAATCAAGGTTCTGTCCTACCACGTTATACCTGGGGGAATTACCTCCCAGCAATTGACATCTGGAGAAGTTAAAACAATTGAGGGTAGTCCCGTTAAAATCACAGTTGATCGTGCCAGTAACTCAATCACAGTTAACAATGCTAAGGTGACTCAGCCAGATATCCCAGCTAGCAATGGCATCGTTCATGTAGTTGACCAGGTACTTCTGCCACCTAATTTCCCTGCAAGTCTAAACACCACCCCAACACCACGGTAGTTCAGCAAAGTTCATAGTCCCCAGTTTTAATTAGGGATAGCTTTGAAAGCCTCCCTGACTTTGAACTAGTCGCAAACAATCAATTAAAAATTTAGGTTGACTTGTTACAAGAGCAAATATTTTATAATACAAAAACTACAAATATTCCAAATTTATCGGTTAGAAAAATCATATAATTCGCTTATTGTCAATACTTTCCAAACAATCAATGCTCGATTGTTAACATAACTACTAACTTTATTGGAAATTTAGTCCAGATAATACTCTTTGCTCTAACTCGCTGATTAATTTGAACCACCTGCTAGAAACACATTTGTTATGCTTTAAGAAAATAACTAAATATCATCTATCCAATCGCAATTAATAAGTATTTTGAGGATTTCTCATCATCAGATGACAGAAAATTACCGAAATAAAAGTATTTAAATTTACAATTTACTTACGCAAAAAATCTTTGTAACTAAATCATCAGGTAATCTGCTGGGTTCTCTGTGTTCGTGGTAATAGCTGTTGGAAGTACACACTATAAAGCTGAAAACTTGTTAATATCTTCATATAGTTCCGTGGCGATCGCTATTGTATCGTATGTATCTAATATACTTTTGCCTAAGACTAAGACGATATTGGCAAGTTCGCAGGACAAATTGTTTTTGAATTGATTAAAATATCTTTGTATACAATAAAAAAAGTTTGTCAAGTTTCATAGGGCTGAAATCGCCACAGTGCGCTAACGTGTGAATAAGACCGAATTAGTAAACCTAAATTGATCTGCGATCGGATCGATCTGCCACCGCCTCAACTCCTCAGTTAAGGTAGTTAGTACGCAGAAGGTTAACTGCTTTCAGGCAAGTACCACCACCGTTGTTGTATTTACCCAAGGACAATACCCGTTTTAGTCTAAGGGATGTTTAATTTATGAAGGAAATGTAAAAATGAGTAGGTTAAGACGAATAGTCTGAGTTAACATAAAATGCGCTCTTTCTCAGTAATTAATGTTGTGTAAAATACATGAAATTCGGCAGAAGCAAGCGTACTTACTTCGTAATGTAATAAGAGCGTCACTGCAATTCCGAAAAGTGGAGAAAAAATTTCAGGGTATAAATCCCGTTTTCAATGTCTTTTTGGTGAAAATAGCTAACAGTTGCTTAATGAATTCATGATTTATACACAAAAAGAGTGCAATTTCTGTGAAACAGGCTACAATCGGAAGAGTCTTTATACGAAAATCTGCCAACAGTATGAACTCATTTGTATAGAGTGGCAAATTTTTTGATAAAGGCGAGTCTTTATTTTGACCAGTTAGTTGAAAGCAATATGTGATAGCAACACATATAACATTTACCAAAGTGAGCAAGTCACCTTTAGTAATTGCTAAAACTAAAGTAAAAACCCTCCTACCGGAGGTCTAAAACGTCCGAAAATATCTCTGGCAAATCTGCCAAAAAGCTTATTTTCGGTTGGCAATTGGCTCGTTTAAAAGAGCGCTAAACACATCTTGAGTAATTGATTCTGCAAGGAGCATGAGGAACGCGGCATGAACCAGGCTAACAACGTACTCGAAAGCATATATCAGCCTGACCTAGAAATAATGAATCAGCCTGAGCTCGAGTTAGAAGAACTCTTAATAGACGATGAAGAGGACTTGCTGATCGTAGATGAAGGTGACGAGGAATTTTTAGAGCCTCAGTCTGATGAGGACGACGCAAAGTCTGGAAAAGCCGCTAAATCGCGTCGTCGGACACAAAGCAAGAAAAAGCACTATACCGAAGATTCAATTCGGCTTTACTTGCAAGAGATTGGTAGAATTCGTCTGTTGCGGGCAGACGAAGAAATTGAATTGGCGCGGAAGATAGCCGATTTGCTGGAATTAGAGAGGGTACGCGAAAGACTCTGTGAGCAATTAGATCGCGATCCTCGAGATAGTGAATGGGCAGAAGCAGTACAACTGCCACTACCAGCCTTTCGTTATCGCCTGCATGTTGGTCGCAGGGCGAAAGACAAGATGGTGCAATCTAACCTCCGTCTTGTAGTTTCAATTGCTAAGAAGTACATGAATCGTGGTTTGTCATTCCAAGACTTAATTCAGGAAGGCAGTCTCGGTTTGATTCGTGCCGCTGAAAAGTTTGACCACGAAAAAGGTTATAAGTTTTCTACATACGCTACATGGTGGATTCGTCAAGCAATTACCCGCGCGATCGCAGATCAATCCCGCACAATTCGCCTTCCAGTTCACCTTTACGAAACCATTTCTCGGATTAAGAAAACTACCAAACTGCTATCTCAAGAAATGGGTCGCAAACCCACTGAAGAAGAAATCGCTACTCGCATGGAAATGACCATTGAGAAGTTGCGGTTCATTGCTAAATCCGCCCAGTTACCTATCTCATTAGAAACGCCAATTGGTAAAGAAGAAGATTCTCGATTGGGTGATTTTATTGAATCTGATGGTGAGACGCCGGAAGACCAAGTTTCCAAAAATCTTCTACGCGAAGACCTCGAAAAAGTCCTCGACAGTCTCAGCCCACGCGAACGCGATGTTCTCAGACTGCGTTACGGCTTGGATGATGGTCGGATGAAAACCCTTGAGGAAATCGGACAGATTTTCAACGTTACCCGCGAACGGATTCGTCAAATTGAGGCGAAGGCACTGCGCAAGTTACGCCACCCAAATCGTAACAGCGTTCTCAAAGAGTATATTCGGTAGTAATTAGTCATTAGTCATTGGTCATTAGTGAATAAACAAATGACAACTGACAAATGACAAAACAAATAAAAAACCTGGTAGTGAATTAGCACTCCAGGTTTTTTTATTTATAGGTCATCTTAAATATTAAAACTTATAGAATGCCCCAAAAATGTAGAAAGCCTTGACCAGAAAAAAGCTCAACCAAAACGGCTGCTAAAAAGCCAATCATTGCCAAGCGACCGTTCCAAATTTCTGCTTGTGGGGTAAAGCCCCAACGCCAAGCGTTACGATCTTCAATTACGGGAGTAGTGACTTTTGTTGTGCTTGCATTTGTCATGGTTAGGACTCCAAACTTAATTTTTAAGGTTTATTGCCTTATGTAAACTAATATAACAAATATTTTCATAAAGGCAACATTTTTTATATTTTTGTTTCCAGAGCTTGACATAAATATAAATAAGCTATTAATAGAGACTAAAACATCAACCTTTAGTGAGATTTACTGAGGTAGAAGAAATCTTATCCAGACTTTTAGCTTTATAAACAATATTATACTATTGATATTAATTATCAACTAATTTAGTTAAATTGCTTTATTTTAAATATATATCGCATTTTAAAATAAAAAGTTTATTGATAATTTAAGTTAGTACCAGACCATTTCTATTTCTTTTGAAGTCGAGACAAAACCAAGCTTCTCGTAGATACGTTTACCATCCTCAGTGGTATAAAGCCAGAGGCGTTTTGCCTCAGTTGCTCTCAGAAAGCTAATAATTTCCTTTAATAATGCTGTTGCAATTCTCTGGCGTCGCCACATCGGAATTGTATAAACGTTCAGAATGTAGGCTTCTAAGCCTGAGAGATTGTCGTTGTAAGGGGATCGTTGAAAAAATACCAAGCCGCTAGTGGCAACAATTTGACTATCCACTTCAGCTACCCAAGCTAAAAACTCACCCGACGGCATTTATTTCGCCAAGATATTTTCGAGTCGCTTCTGCTAAATTTGCGATGTCAGAGTCACCTTTAATCTTGCCAGCCTCCCGCAGAAGTTCAAGACGCAGTTGAATTAGCGCCTCTAAGTCCTACAAGTTGGCTTGTCGCAAGTTGAACATCATCCTAATTTACGATCGCACTTCGGCCACGGTGATGATTTTTTCATCGCGGTTGAGTTGGAGGATACTTTCACCTTTGACATCCCTACCTAAAATCGGCACTGTTTCCACAGGTATTCGCACTACCCGCTCCTTATTCGTTACTAAAGCTACTTCGCCAGATGCGATCGCCATCACCATACCAGCTAAGTTGTCAGTTTTGCTAGCAAATTTCAGCGCTTGCGTGCCTAAATCGCCCCGATTCGCCGCTCTTAACTGACTTGCAGCCATCCGCTTGGCATATCCTTCTTGAGTAACTAGCAGCAGTTGGTCATCTTTACCGACAGTGACACAGCCAACCATTTGCTGATTTTTCAATAATCGAAATGCTTGTAAACCCATTGCTGTGCGTCCCATGACCGGCAATTGTTCATCATTGACTGGAAAGCGCAACATTCGCCCACCGGAACTAGCTAAAATCAGATGCGCTCCTGGTGTGGTGAATTGGGTAAATGATAATTCATCATCTTCTTTTAGTTTCAAAATTGTGATGCCGCGCCGAGTCAGGTTAGTAAATTCTCCCAAAGACAGACGCTTAATTCTTCCCTGTTTTGTTAAAAGAATCATCTGCCTAGTTTCAAGATTTTCCGGCAGCAAAAAGCGGCTGACCACAGCTTCTTGAGCGCCTTGAGCAGTATTACTGAGCATCGTAATCAAAGGTTTTCCCCGTGGAGAACGCCCAGTAGTTGGGGGAATTTCTCCCACATTCACAGGATAGACTTTGCCGCCACCAGTTAGTATTAGCAGGTCTTTTTCTGTGTCAGTTAAAATAGTTTGGATAATGAAGTCATTATCGTGTAGACCATTTTCAGCTTTTGACTTTCTCCCAGATGGCTGGGTGCGGCGGACATAACCCCGTTGGGTAAATTCTAAAATCGCTTCCTCTACTGGTTGAGAAAATTTAAGTTCTTCCTCCTCTGCTCCTGTGCTTCTGTGCCCCTCTGCCCTAGACTTCTGCTCCTCTGCTTTAGACTTTTGCTCCTCTCCAATTTTCGTCCGTCGGGGATCGTTATACTTGCGCTTGAGCGATCGCAAATCTTTTTTCAGCGCCTTCAATAATTCGCGGCGATCGTTGAGTAATTGCTCCAACAAATTAATTTGTTCACTGATCTGCTCAAATTCTTGCTGCAAATTTTGCTGTTCTAAACTGGTGAGGCGGCGCAACGGCATAGCCAAAATTGCATCTCCTTGTACCTCACTCAAATCTAGTTGGCTACAAA harbors:
- the gyrB gene encoding DNA topoisomerase (ATP-hydrolyzing) subunit B; this encodes MTSSYSADQIQVLEGLEAVRKRPGMYIGTTGPRGLHHLVYEVVDNSIDEALAGHCTHIEVDINADGSVTVTDDGRGIPVDTHSRTGKSALETVMTVLHAGGKFGGGGYKVSGGLHGVGISVVNALSEVVEVTVWRDKKVHLQRYERGIPVSDLQVKPYKEARTGTSVTFKPDTQIFTISIEFDYITLSGRLRELAYLNAGVKITFTDHRLELLKSDTPKVETYEYRGGIKEYIAYMNREKQPLHEEIIYVQGERNNVQVEVSLQWCTDAYTDNVLGFANNIRTVDGGTHLEGLKAVLTRTLNAIARKRNKIKENEPNLSGEHVREGLTAVISVKVPDPEFEGQTKTKLGNTEVRGIVDSLVGEVLTEYLEFHPAIADSILDKAIQAFKAAEAARHARELVRRKSVLESSPLPGKLADCSSRDPSESEIFIVEGDSAGGSAKQGRDRRTQAILPLRGKILNIEKTDDAKIYKNNEVQSLITALGLGVKGDEFDSTQLRYHRIVIMTDADVDGAHIRTLLLTFFYRYQRALIEQGFIYIACPPLFKVERGRNHEYCYSDREKNQAIAKFPANANYTIQRFKGLGEMMPQQLWDTTMNPETRKMKQVEIEDAAEADRIFTILMGDRVAPRREFIETYGSKLNFTDLDI
- a CDS encoding Uma2 family endonuclease, coding for MVQQVLINNDDYYVPDANQLITENDTPVDNFASAKQQRLLVSSLYSSLQHQTFLAEANVGIYYTDLQPPIVPDVFLSLDVQVPEKWWEKQNRCYMVWRFGKPPEVVLEIVSNKEGDELGKKLQIYEHMRASYYIVYDPNQQLGEKVLRIYELRGRRYFETSETWLEQVGLGITLWEGEFEGRQDHWLRWCYQDSNVLLTGDERAEQEQQRAEQAEQRTQLLADRLRAMGVDPDTL
- a CDS encoding chlorophyll a/b-binding protein, translating into MTNASTTKVTTPVIEDRNAWRWGFTPQAEIWNGRLAMIGFLAAVLVELFSGQGFLHFWGIL
- the miaA gene encoding tRNA (adenosine(37)-N6)-dimethylallyltransferase MiaA — translated: MTKLIVICGATATGKSGLALALAMRLGSVILSADSRQVYREFDIGTAKPAVAEQKLVPHYLIDICDPTDTMTVADYQEQTQALIASIEVMPLLLVGGTGLYIRSIVQGMKIPRVAPQIKLRSQLESLGQLQLYAMLQQVDPVAAQKIHGNDSVRTLRALEVYYVTGHPISEQQGENPPNYPILQIGLDCDVEKLLARIQQRTEQMIADGLVAEVEYLCQKYGADLSLLNTLGYQEIKQYLAGNISLDEAKELIILHTRQFAKRQRTWFRSYPQIKWFDADAPDLLEKVWHRINEFISCTS
- a CDS encoding fasciclin domain-containing protein — translated: MKASKGILGKALFNIIGIGSLVALSACAQPVAETPTATVPSTTVPSVTPTPTATIATQNLAELAKSAASQGQFKTLIQAVQAAGLTEQLATPGPYTIFAPTDAAFSALPKATLDQLLQPANKQQLIKVLSYHVIPGGITSQQLTSGEVKTIEGSPVKITVDRASNSITVNNAKVTQPDIPASNGIVHVVDQVLLPPNFPASLNTTPTPR
- the rpoD gene encoding RNA polymerase sigma factor RpoD, with product MNQANNVLESIYQPDLEIMNQPELELEELLIDDEEDLLIVDEGDEEFLEPQSDEDDAKSGKAAKSRRRTQSKKKHYTEDSIRLYLQEIGRIRLLRADEEIELARKIADLLELERVRERLCEQLDRDPRDSEWAEAVQLPLPAFRYRLHVGRRAKDKMVQSNLRLVVSIAKKYMNRGLSFQDLIQEGSLGLIRAAEKFDHEKGYKFSTYATWWIRQAITRAIADQSRTIRLPVHLYETISRIKKTTKLLSQEMGRKPTEEEIATRMEMTIEKLRFIAKSAQLPISLETPIGKEEDSRLGDFIESDGETPEDQVSKNLLREDLEKVLDSLSPRERDVLRLRYGLDDGRMKTLEEIGQIFNVTRERIRQIEAKALRKLRHPNRNSVLKEYIR
- a CDS encoding GNAT family N-acetyltransferase, encoding MPSGEFLAWVAEVDSQIVATSGLVFFQRSPYNDNLSGLEAYILNVYTIPMWRRQRIATALLKEIISFLRATEAKRLWLYTTEDGKRIYEKLGFVSTSKEIEMVWY